A stretch of the Mesorhizobium huakuii genome encodes the following:
- a CDS encoding IS256 family transposase produces MNETINIVRLRQPDEIDDPLTDVLRTGARKLLAQAIEMEAEAFLAEMRDLKLPDGRDRLVRHGHGPERSIQTGIGAVPVSRVKVRDRGANGEAERIRFSSSILPKWARRTRSLDALLPVLYLRGISTGDFQEALAALLGKEAPNLSPSVITRLTAEWGIEYDRWQKRDLSARRYVYVWADGVYLQARMEDHAECMLVLIGATPEGKKELLGFQTGIRESAQSWRELLVDVKRRGLQIAPDLAVGDGALGFWKALDELLPGTKHQRCWVHKTANVLNKVPKSVQAAMKTDLREIFSAPNRASAETAIAVFVEKYDAKYGKAVDCLTKDQNALLAFYDFPAEHWDHLRTSNPIESVFATVRHRTVRTKGSLSSKTARLMVFKLVMAAARTWRRLKGQNQLPKLIAGATFQDGIEVIELKPQSAA; encoded by the coding sequence ATGAACGAGACTATCAACATTGTTCGCCTTCGTCAGCCCGACGAAATCGATGATCCCCTGACGGATGTGCTTCGCACCGGCGCGCGCAAATTGCTGGCGCAGGCGATCGAGATGGAGGCCGAAGCGTTTCTTGCCGAGATGCGGGATCTCAAGCTTCCGGACGGACGTGACCGGCTGGTCCGGCACGGTCACGGGCCGGAGCGGAGCATCCAGACGGGGATCGGGGCGGTGCCCGTCAGCCGGGTGAAGGTCCGGGATCGCGGCGCGAACGGTGAAGCGGAGCGCATCCGTTTTTCCTCATCGATCCTGCCGAAATGGGCGCGTCGGACACGAAGTCTGGATGCGCTTCTTCCCGTTCTCTATCTGCGCGGCATTTCGACGGGCGACTTTCAGGAAGCTCTGGCAGCTCTGTTGGGCAAGGAGGCGCCGAACCTCTCACCCTCGGTGATCACGCGACTGACGGCGGAGTGGGGCATCGAATACGATCGTTGGCAAAAGCGCGATCTTTCGGCGCGCCGCTATGTGTATGTGTGGGCGGACGGGGTCTACCTGCAGGCCCGGATGGAAGATCATGCCGAATGCATGCTGGTCCTGATCGGCGCCACGCCCGAGGGCAAGAAAGAGCTGCTCGGCTTCCAGACCGGCATTCGTGAGAGCGCACAGAGCTGGCGCGAGCTGCTGGTCGACGTCAAGCGTCGTGGCCTGCAGATCGCGCCCGATCTTGCCGTCGGCGACGGCGCGCTTGGCTTCTGGAAAGCGCTCGATGAGCTCCTTCCCGGCACCAAGCACCAGCGATGCTGGGTGCACAAGACAGCCAACGTGCTCAACAAGGTGCCGAAATCGGTGCAGGCCGCCATGAAGACGGACTTGCGCGAAATCTTTTCCGCCCCGAACCGAGCCTCAGCCGAGACGGCGATTGCCGTCTTTGTCGAGAAATATGATGCGAAATACGGCAAGGCGGTCGACTGCCTGACCAAAGATCAGAATGCCTTGCTGGCGTTCTACGATTTCCCCGCCGAACATTGGGATCATCTGCGAACGTCCAATCCCATCGAGAGCGTCTTTGCGACCGTTCGCCATCGCACGGTGCGTACCAAGGGCTCACTCTCCTCGAAAACCGCCAGGCTGATGGTCTTCAAGCTGGTCATGGCCGCGGCCAGGACGTGGCGACGACTGAAAGGACAAAATCAGTTGCCTAAACTCATCGCAGGTGCAACGTTCCAGGATGGAATCGAGGTCATTGAACTGAAGCCGCAGAGCGCCGCTTGA
- a CDS encoding tail fiber domain-containing protein, which produces MGTALASAGAENAARTNDRDKGLALKADVANLGRGLPAQSAQAASLGLGAGSSAVGLNQGTNAQFLQSTNIMNNGFGGAQAGYAGQASALNSQYGTQVQAWNAQQQADAANSSGIGSFLGSAVGIGLRLSDPDLKTEKTEIPEGTALKQVMDMPVEQWKYKPGVEDGGTHVGPYSDDFQKATGKGDGHSIDMNDVLGVTMKAVQDLAGKVEELSEAIGLGGSSSVTPIKKKAAPPSNPDAIGLGVAA; this is translated from the coding sequence ATGGGCACGGCGCTTGCGTCGGCCGGCGCTGAAAACGCCGCGCGCACCAACGATCGAGACAAGGGCCTCGCGCTGAAGGCCGATGTCGCCAATCTCGGCCGAGGCCTGCCCGCTCAGTCGGCTCAGGCGGCATCGCTGGGACTTGGTGCAGGCTCAAGCGCCGTCGGGCTCAATCAGGGCACCAACGCGCAGTTCCTTCAGTCCACCAACATCATGAACAACGGTTTCGGCGGTGCGCAGGCGGGCTACGCAGGCCAGGCGTCGGCGCTCAACAGCCAGTATGGCACTCAGGTGCAGGCTTGGAACGCCCAGCAGCAGGCCGACGCGGCGAACTCGTCCGGTATCGGCTCGTTCCTTGGCAGCGCGGTGGGCATCGGCCTGCGCCTGTCCGATCCGGACCTCAAGACCGAAAAGACCGAGATCCCCGAGGGCACCGCGCTTAAGCAGGTCATGGATATGCCCGTCGAGCAGTGGAAGTACAAACCGGGCGTCGAGGACGGCGGCACCCATGTGGGCCCCTACTCCGACGACTTCCAGAAGGCGACCGGCAAGGGCGATGGCCACTCGATCGACATGAACGACGTGTTGGGCGTCACCATGAAGGCCGTGCAGGATCTCGCAGGCAAGGTTGAGGAGCTATCCGAGGCAATCGGCCTTGGAGGCTCATCGAGCGTGACCCCAATCAAGAAAAAGGCCGCGCCGCCGAGCAATCCGGACGCGATCGGCCTGGGAGTAGCAGCATGA